DNA from Pseudocitrobacter corydidari:
CGGGTGCAGCATCATGTCGCCCTTGCCCGAGATAAACCAGCGCTCATACTGCCCTTTACTGGCGGCAAACATCGGCGTGTTCATGTCGAACGCTTTGCCGTTAATACGGTTGGCATTGTGGAAGTCAAACTCTCCGCCGCCATGATTCATATTCCCCATGTTGCCATGATTCATATGCCCGTGGCCCATCATCTCGCCGTGACGCATATTCCCCATCGCGCCCGTACCGTATTTCTCCATCAGTGCCTGCATACCCATCATATCGAGCATCGGGTCCATAGAAAGCTGGAGCCTGCGTTCGGTCAGGGCGTCTAATGACGGCAGAGCAGGCAGTGATGACAGCATATCCGGCAACTCACCCGATGCGTTGATGGTGACCGGCTGTACACGCAGAACCGGATGCGCTTTATCGAATGGCGCAACGGCCATTCCCATCTGATTGACCGGCAGCGTGACGATATCAAACGGCTTCCCGTCGCGGGTCTCGACCAGCACTTCAAAACGTTCACCCATCAGCATCGGCAATTCCGTCACTTTGACAGGTTCGGCCAACAAACCGCCGTCGCTTGCCACCACATACAGCGGGCGGTTGTCGCTGGCAGCAATAGTCAGGGAACGCGCGTTACAACCGTTAAGCAGGCGCAGGCGCAGCCAGCCGCGCGGTGCGGCGTGCTGCGGGTAGATGGCGCCATTGGTCAGCAGCGTGTCGCCAAACCAACCGACGGCGGCAGTCATTACATTGAGCTGATAGTCAATTTCACCGTCGGCGCTGAATTTTTTATCCTGAATAACGACCGGCACATCATCGATACCCCACTGTTTTGGCAGCATCAGACGACGAATATCGTCATCCTCAATCAAGACCAGCCCCGCCAGCCCCATCGCTACCTGATGCCCCGTTTTGCCATGCTGATGCGGGTGGAACCAGCAGGTTGCCGCACGTTGATCGGGCGTGAAGGTCACCGTACGCTGACCGCCAGGTTTAATGATGCCCTGCGGGCCGCCGTCTACCTCACCGGGTACTTCAAGGCCGTGCCAGTGAACGGTGGTCTCTTCCGCCAGTTGGTTATGAATATTGACGGTGATGGGTTTACCCTTCGTCAACTGAATCGCCGGGCCCAGTAAGTTACCGTTATAACCCCATGTCGTGGCGCTTTTCGCACCAAACTGCGTTTTCCCCGCCTGAACGGTGAGCGTCACCTGGCTGCGCGCATCGGCGGCGAGCAACGCGGGGATGGGAAGTGCGGGACGATCGGCGGCGAAAACTGCGCGGCTCCAGAGCGGTAATGCGCTTGCCACGCTGACGGCGGCGCTCAATTTTAGAAATTCACGACGGTGCATCATTACATCCTTTTGCTGGCTGCGGGTGAATATTTGAGCTTAAACCCTACCCTTGCGGTAAGGTCAAGTAAGAAGCGTTGAAAAAGGCTCTGCGTCCCGTCTGGAAGTGTGCTAACGTTGAATCTCGACGAGGTAAGGTAGAAGAAATGAAGACGTTTTTCCGTACAATGCTGCTTGGATGTCTGTTAGCCACGTCCAGCCACAGCTATGCATTAAGCGAGTCTGAAGCAGAAGACATGGCCGATCTCACTGCGGTGTTTGTGTTCCTGAAAAACGACTGTGGTTACCAAAATCTACCGAATGGCCAGATTCGTCGTGCCCTCGTTTTCTTTGCCCAGCAAAATCAGTGGGATCTCAGCAACTACGATACCTTCGACATGAAATCGCTTGGCGAAGACAGCTATCGCGATCTCAGCGGTATTGGCATCCCGACGGCGAAAAAATGCAAATCGCTGGCTCGCGACTCCCTGAGCCTGCTCGCCTACGTGAAGTAACTCTCTCTACCTTCCGGCTGAAAAAACGACCGTGCGCCCACGGTCATTGTTAGCTATGATGTTGCGCCTGTTTCAAAGGTGTTAACAATGGAGGGGTCAAGCGATGTCCGATAACACCGTGTGGCATGAAACGCTGCATGACCAGTTTGGTCAGTACTTTGCCGTGGATAACGTGCTTTATCATGAGAAAACCGATCACCAGGATTTGATCATTTTCGAGAACGCCGCCTTTGGCCGCGTAATGGCGCTGGACGGCGTGGTGCAAACCACCGAGCGCGATGAGTTTATCTATCACGAAATGATGACCCACGTTCCGCTGCTGGCCCACGGCCAGGCGAAGCATGTACTGATTATCGGCGGCGGCGATGGCGCGATGCTGCGTGAAGTCAGCCGTCATAAGAATATTGAAACCATCACCATGGTGGAAATCGACGCAGGCGTAGTCTCCTTCTGTCGCCAGTATCTCCCCAATCACAATGCCGGTGCCTATGACGACCCGCGCTTTACGCTGGTGATTGATGATGGCGTGAATTTCGTCACTCAAACGGCGAAAACCTTCGACGTGATTATCTCCGACTGCACTGACCCGATTGGCCCCGGCGAAAGCCTGTTCACCTCGGCGTTCTATGAAGGCTGCAAACGCTGCCTGAACCCCGGCGGTGTCTTTGTGGCACAAAACGGCGTTTGCTTCCTCCAGCAGGATGAAGCCCTCGACAGCCATCGCAAACTGAGCCACTACTTTGCGGATGTCAGTTTCTATCAGGCGGCAATTCCTACCTATTACGGCGGCATTATGACCTTCGCCTGGGCGACCGATAACCCTGCACTGCGTCATTTATCGACTGAGATTATCCAGGCGCGCTTCCACACCGCGAAGCTTGCGTGTCGCTACTACAACCCGGCTATTCACACCGCATCGTTCGCGCTGCCGCAATATCTACATGACGCACTGTCCGCACAGTGACGCTAAGGGGGTGAGGAAAATTGAAAAAACTGAAGCTGCACGGCTTTAACAACCTGACCAAAAGCCTGAGTTTTTGTATTTACGATATCTGCTATGCAAAAACCGCAGAAGAGCGCGATGGCTACATCGCCTATATCGATGAACTCTACAATGCCAATCGTCTGACCGAGATCCTGTCAGAAACCTGTTCCATCATCGGCGCGAACATTCTCAACATCGCCCGTCAGGATTACGAACCGCAGGGCGCGAGCGTCACCATTCTGGTGAGCGAAGAACCCGTCGACCCAAAACTGATTGATAAAACCGAGCACCCCGGCCCGCTGCCCGAAGCCGTGGTGGCGCATCTCGATAAGAGCCACATCTGCGTACACACCTACCCAGAAAGCCACCCGGAAAGCGGGCTGTGTACCTTCCGAGCGGATATCGAAGTCTCGACCTGCGGCGTCATTTCACCGCTGAACGCGCTGAACTACCTCATCCACCAGTTGGAATCCGATATTGTCACCATTGATTATCGCGTGCGCGGTTTCACCCGCGATATCAACGGCATGAAGCACTTTATCGATCATGAGATTAATTCGATTCAGAATTTTATGTCGGATGACATGAAGTCGCTGTATGACATGGTTGACGTGAATGTGTATCAGGAGAACATCTTCCACACCAAGATGATGCTTAAAGAGTTCGACCTGAAACACTACATGTTCCACACAAAACCGGAAGATTTAACCGACACCGAGCGCGAAGAAATTACCGCTGCGCTATGGAAGGAGATGCGCGAGATTTATTACGCGCGCAATATTGCCTGAACACAGAGCAACCATCCGGCCTACAGCCACGTTGGGTTTGTAGGCCGGACAAACGAAGCGCCATCCGGCAATGCTTACCGCTGCTTCAGAAAATCGCGATACGCCGCCACCACCTGTAAAAAATCTTCGACGCCGCACAGGGATAAACTCTCTTCGTCGTAGTAGTTCATCCCCTCTTCCATTTCATCGCCGGTGAACTCCAGCTGGTTTGCGCGGATCATCACCTCTTCGCCATCCAGCCACAGCGTGTATTCGTGGCCTGCCCGCTGCCAGGAGCGCTCACTGCCTTTGACTGCGCTCGCCGCCTCTTCGACTTCATCCAACAGCGCCAGATTCTCTTTTACTTCTTCATTAAACCAGTGACCGACCACTTCGTGGCCCATCGACATACGCACCTTTACCCCTCCGGTAACATCGCGCAGAAATTCGTAATCCATAATCATCTTCCTCTGCAAAGGCAATGCGTCAGCGCTGCATTGTACCCATGCTGTAATTATCGCAGTCGACAGGAAGAATAAAAGCGGAGCGGGTTGAAGGAATGGAAATAAAGTGCCTCTCTGTGGCGAAAAGAGAGGCGATGGGTCAACTTCTGAGCATAACGGTGCCGGATGGCGCTACGGGTACTTTTTGTAGGCCGGATAAGGCGCAGCCGCCATCCGGCAAAAAAAAGCCACTTCCAAAGAAGTGGCTTTTCACCGCAGGCTAAAACCTTAAACCGCAGTCTGGAAAATCACCCCGTCCGCTTTCTCGGTGTACTGAGAAAGCTGATCGAAGTTCAGATAGCGATAGGTGTCGACAGCGGTTTTATCCACCTGTGCAACGTAGGTCTGATACTCGTCCGGCGTCGGCAGTTTGCCAATCAGCGCGGCAACAGCGGCCAGTTCCGCAGAAGCCAGGAAGACGTTCGCGCCGGTACCCAGACGGTTCGGGAAGTTACGGGTCGAGGTGGAAACCACCGTCGCGCCGTCTGCTACACGCGCCTGGTTACCCATGCACAGTGAACAGCCCGGGATCTCGATACGCGCACCGCTCTTACCGAAGACGCTGTAGTAGCCCTCTTCCGTCAGTTGCGCGGCATCCATACGGGTTGGCGGAGCCACCCACAGGCGCGTTGGCAGTTGACCTTTGTGGGCATCCAGCAGTTTACCGGCAGCACGGAAGTGACCGATGTTGGTCATGCAGGAGCCGATAAACACTTCGTCGATCTTCTCGCCCTGCACGTCAGAGAGCAGACGCGCGTCGTCCGGATCGTTCGGCGCGCACAGAATCGGCTCTTTGATATCGGCCAGATCGATGTCGATCACCGCCGCGTATTCTGCATCTGCATCACCTTCCAGCAGCTCAGGATTCGCCAGCCATTTTTCCATGCCCTGAACACGACGTTCCAGCGTACGACGATCGCCATAACCTTCGGCAATCATCCACTTCAGCAGAACGATGTTGGAGTTCAGGTACTCAATAATCGGTTCTTTGTTCAGCTTGATGGTACAACCCGCAGCGGAACGCTCAGCAGACGCATCGGTCAGTTCGAACGCTTGCTCGACTTTCAGATCCGGCAGACCTTCAATTTCAAGGATGCGGCCAGAGAAGATGTTTTTCTTACCTTTCTTCTCAACGGTCAGCAGACCTTGTTTGATGGCATACAGCGGAATGGCGTGAACCAGGTCGCGCAGAGTAATACCAGGCTGCATTTTGCCTTTGAAGCGCACCAGAACGGATTCCGGCATATCCAGCGGCATGACGCCAGTTGCAGCAGCAAACGCCACCAGACCGGAGCCCGCCGGGAAGGATATACCAATCGGGAAACGGGTATGGGAGTCACCACCTGTACCCACGGTGTCCGGCAGCAGCATACGGTTCAGCCAGGAGTGGATGACGCCATCGCCCGGACGCAGCGACACGCCGCCACGGTTCATGATGAAGTCCGGCAGAGTGTGGTGCGTGGTGACGTCAACCGGCTTCGGATACGCCGCAGTGTGACAGAAAGACTGCATCACCAGGTCAGCCGAGAAGCCCAGGCACGCCAGGTCTTTCAGCTCATCACGGGTCATTGGGCCGGTGGTGTCCTGAGAACCAACAGAAGTCATCTTCGGTTCGCAGTATGCGCCCGGACGAATGCCTTTCACGCCACAGGCGCGGCCAACCATTTTCTGCGCCAGCGAGTAGCCACGGTCGCTTTCCGCCACGTCTTTCGCCTGACGGAACACATCGCTATGCGGCAGGCCGAGAGATTCACGCGCTTTGGTAGTCAGACCGCGACCGATGATCAGCGGGATACGACCACCAGCACGCACTTCATCAATCAGCACGTCGGTTTTCAGTTCAAAGCTTGCCAGCAGTGCGCCGGTTTCGTGGTTACGCACTTCGCCTTTGAACGGGTAAACGTCAATCACGTCGCCCATGTTCAGGTCATTTACGTCCACTTCAATTGGCAGTGCGCCCGCATCTTCCATGGTGTTGAAGAAGATAGGTGCAATTTTGCCGCCCAGGCACAGACCGCCGCCGCGCTTGTTCGGCACATGCGGGATATCGTCACCCATGAACCACAGCACGGAGTTGGTCGCGGATTTACGCGAAGAACCGGTACCGACAACATCGCCCACGTAAGCCAGCGGGAAACCTTTCTGTTGCAGAGCTTCGATTTGTTTGATCGGGCCAACGACGCCTGGTTGATCCGGTTCGATCCCTTCACGGGCGTTTTTCAGCATCGCCAGCGCGTGCAGCGGGATATCCGGGCGCGACCACGCATCCGGTGCCGGAGAGAGGTCATCGGTGTTGGTTTCACCGGTCACTTTGAAGACGGTAACGGTAATTTTTTCAGCCAGCGGCGGACGGCTCAGGAACCATTCGGCATCAGCCCAGGACTGAATCACCTGCTTCGCGTAAGCGTTGCCCGCTTTCGCTTTCTCTTCTACATCGTAGAAGTTATCGAACATCAGCAGGGTGTGGGAGAGCGCTTTGGCAGCAATCGGCGCCAGTTTCGCATCGTCCAGCGCGTCGATCAGCGGATGAATGTTGTAGCCGCCCTGCATGGTGCCCAGCAGTTCAATAGCTTTTTCAGGAGTGATCAGCGGGGAAGTCGCTTCGCCTTTGGCGACAGCAGCAAGGAATCCGGCTTTGACGTAAGCAGCTTCATCAACGCCCGGCGGTACACGGTTAATCAACAGGTCTAACAGGAATTCTTCTTCGCCAGCAGGCGGGTTCTTCAGCAGCTCAACCAGCGCGGCCATTTGGGTTGCGTCCAGGGGTTTAGCAACAATCCCTTCGGCTGCACGCTCAGCTACGTGCTCACGGTATTCTTTTAGCACGACGGTATCTCCTCGCTCTCATTGTCATATGCGGTCGGCTCTTCTTCACGCTCCTGTGAGACAGCAGTTTGTAGGGGGTATGCCGGATACCGCAATGGGCAGAATAGCAGGATTTTAGAGAGGTGTTAATCTGTTTACAAAAAAGCAACATAAAATATTGGCTGAATCGTTAAGGATGGTCTATAAACAGTACCCTTCCCTTAAACGGGGAATTTTTAGCTGCAATGTTTGCTCACATAATTCCCTGCCTTGATTATTCATCTGTGCAATTTATCCCAAGATTAGTCAAAAATTAAACTATCGTCTCTTTATACTCACGCTTCATCGTACCTGCCGAATGCAGGCGCTTCGACCTGACGATTTCTTCCGAAATCGGGAGTATAAATATGAATCTGCCCTTTAAGCCTCATGTGCTCGCGCTGATATGCAGCGCGGGATTGCTTGCTGCTGCCGGTACGCTGTACGTTAAAAGCCGCACGCCAGAAGTACCTGCGCCCGTGCCCGCAACAGCCGTTGCCACACCGGTGACCACGCCCGCGCCGGAAGCCGCACCTGAGGTGAAAACCACCTATACCCCCGCGCAAATAAACCAGTGGGTCGCGCCGATTGCGCTCTACCCTGATGCCCTGCTGTCGCAGGTGTTGATGGCCGCCACCTATCCGGCGAACGTGGTTCAGGCGGTGCAGTGGTCGAAGGATCATCCGTCCCTGCAAGGTGATGCCGCCATTCAGGGCGTGTCGGATCAGCCGTGGGATGCCAGCGTTAAATCGCTGGTCGCCTTCCCAACGTTGATGACCATGATGGGTCAGGACCCGGTGTGGGTAGAAAATCTGGGGAATGCTTTCCTGGCGCAGCCGCAGGATGTCATGAACGCCGTACAGCAGTTGCGTGCGCTGGCGCAGCAAACCGGCTCGTTAAAATCGACGCCGCAACAAACTGTCACCAGCGTGCCGAAAACGGTGGTGGACCCGGCCTCAACCTCTGCGCCAGCCACACAATCGACTGTGCAAAAATCGGCTCCGGCATCGTCGTCAACGGTGATTAAAATCGAGCCTGCCGACCCGCAGGTGGTGTACGTACCAAGCTACAACCCGTCAACGGTGTACGGCACCTGGCCGACGCCCGCCTACCCGCCCGTTTATATTCCACCTTCTCCCGGCGAAGAGTTTACCAATAGCCTGGTGAAAGGCTTTGGCTACAGTTTGGGCGTCGCCACCACCTATGCGCTGTTCAGCAATATCGACTGGGACGATGACGACGACCATCATCATCACCATGACGATGATGATTACCACCGGGACGGTTATAACCATAATGGCGATAACATCAATATTAATGTCAATAATTTCAATCACATCACGGGTCAGAATTTAAACGGGCAAACCCTGCGCTGGCAGCATAATTCGGCGTACCGCAATCAGGTACCGTACCCTAATAACACCGTGGCAAATCAGTTCCACCGGACCAACGTACCGGGTGGCCTGAGCGCAACTCAAACGCCGGTGAACCGCGACAGCCAGCGCCAGGCGGCCATGGACAAACTGTCGCAGGGCGGCATTAAAACGCCGTCGCAGCCGATCGCCACCGCGCCAAAAGATGCGCAGCGTCAGGCCGCTTCAAAACAGCTACAGCAAATTGCCCAACGTGATAACTACCGTGGTTACGACACGCCGCGCACGTCCACTCAGCGTGAAGCATCAAGAGCGCAGATGCAGCAGCGGCTGAATAACAGCACGCCGGAACAACGCCAACAGCGCCAGGAAGCCGTGCAGCAGCGTCGCAACAGCACCACGCCGGAACAGCGCCAGCAACGCC
Protein-coding regions in this window:
- the cueO gene encoding multicopper oxidase CueO → MHRREFLKLSAAVSVASALPLWSRAVFAADRPALPIPALLAADARSQVTLTVQAGKTQFGAKSATTWGYNGNLLGPAIQLTKGKPITVNIHNQLAEETTVHWHGLEVPGEVDGGPQGIIKPGGQRTVTFTPDQRAATCWFHPHQHGKTGHQVAMGLAGLVLIEDDDIRRLMLPKQWGIDDVPVVIQDKKFSADGEIDYQLNVMTAAVGWFGDTLLTNGAIYPQHAAPRGWLRLRLLNGCNARSLTIAASDNRPLYVVASDGGLLAEPVKVTELPMLMGERFEVLVETRDGKPFDIVTLPVNQMGMAVAPFDKAHPVLRVQPVTINASGELPDMLSSLPALPSLDALTERRLQLSMDPMLDMMGMQALMEKYGTGAMGNMRHGEMMGHGHMNHGNMGNMNHGGGEFDFHNANRINGKAFDMNTPMFAASKGQYERWFISGKGDMMLHPFHIHGTQFRIVSENGKPPATHRAGWKDTVRVEGDVSEVLVKFDHDAPKEYPYMAHCHLLEHEDTGMMLGFTV
- a CDS encoding YacC family pilotin-like protein, which gives rise to MKTFFRTMLLGCLLATSSHSYALSESEAEDMADLTAVFVFLKNDCGYQNLPNGQIRRALVFFAQQNQWDLSNYDTFDMKSLGEDSYRDLSGIGIPTAKKCKSLARDSLSLLAYVK
- the acnB gene encoding bifunctional aconitate hydratase 2/2-methylisocitrate dehydratase; amino-acid sequence: MLKEYREHVAERAAEGIVAKPLDATQMAALVELLKNPPAGEEEFLLDLLINRVPPGVDEAAYVKAGFLAAVAKGEATSPLITPEKAIELLGTMQGGYNIHPLIDALDDAKLAPIAAKALSHTLLMFDNFYDVEEKAKAGNAYAKQVIQSWADAEWFLSRPPLAEKITVTVFKVTGETNTDDLSPAPDAWSRPDIPLHALAMLKNAREGIEPDQPGVVGPIKQIEALQQKGFPLAYVGDVVGTGSSRKSATNSVLWFMGDDIPHVPNKRGGGLCLGGKIAPIFFNTMEDAGALPIEVDVNDLNMGDVIDVYPFKGEVRNHETGALLASFELKTDVLIDEVRAGGRIPLIIGRGLTTKARESLGLPHSDVFRQAKDVAESDRGYSLAQKMVGRACGVKGIRPGAYCEPKMTSVGSQDTTGPMTRDELKDLACLGFSADLVMQSFCHTAAYPKPVDVTTHHTLPDFIMNRGGVSLRPGDGVIHSWLNRMLLPDTVGTGGDSHTRFPIGISFPAGSGLVAFAAATGVMPLDMPESVLVRFKGKMQPGITLRDLVHAIPLYAIKQGLLTVEKKGKKNIFSGRILEIEGLPDLKVEQAFELTDASAERSAAGCTIKLNKEPIIEYLNSNIVLLKWMIAEGYGDRRTLERRVQGMEKWLANPELLEGDADAEYAAVIDIDLADIKEPILCAPNDPDDARLLSDVQGEKIDEVFIGSCMTNIGHFRAAGKLLDAHKGQLPTRLWVAPPTRMDAAQLTEEGYYSVFGKSGARIEIPGCSLCMGNQARVADGATVVSTSTRNFPNRLGTGANVFLASAELAAVAALIGKLPTPDEYQTYVAQVDKTAVDTYRYLNFDQLSQYTEKADGVIFQTAV
- the speE gene encoding polyamine aminopropyltransferase, with amino-acid sequence MSDNTVWHETLHDQFGQYFAVDNVLYHEKTDHQDLIIFENAAFGRVMALDGVVQTTERDEFIYHEMMTHVPLLAHGQAKHVLIIGGGDGAMLREVSRHKNIETITMVEIDAGVVSFCRQYLPNHNAGAYDDPRFTLVIDDGVNFVTQTAKTFDVIISDCTDPIGPGESLFTSAFYEGCKRCLNPGGVFVAQNGVCFLQQDEALDSHRKLSHYFADVSFYQAAIPTYYGGIMTFAWATDNPALRHLSTEIIQARFHTAKLACRYYNPAIHTASFALPQYLHDALSAQ
- the speD gene encoding adenosylmethionine decarboxylase, with amino-acid sequence MKKLKLHGFNNLTKSLSFCIYDICYAKTAEERDGYIAYIDELYNANRLTEILSETCSIIGANILNIARQDYEPQGASVTILVSEEPVDPKLIDKTEHPGPLPEAVVAHLDKSHICVHTYPESHPESGLCTFRADIEVSTCGVISPLNALNYLIHQLESDIVTIDYRVRGFTRDINGMKHFIDHEINSIQNFMSDDMKSLYDMVDVNVYQENIFHTKMMLKEFDLKHYMFHTKPEDLTDTEREEITAALWKEMREIYYARNIA
- a CDS encoding DUF3300 domain-containing protein; the protein is MNLPFKPHVLALICSAGLLAAAGTLYVKSRTPEVPAPVPATAVATPVTTPAPEAAPEVKTTYTPAQINQWVAPIALYPDALLSQVLMAATYPANVVQAVQWSKDHPSLQGDAAIQGVSDQPWDASVKSLVAFPTLMTMMGQDPVWVENLGNAFLAQPQDVMNAVQQLRALAQQTGSLKSTPQQTVTSVPKTVVDPASTSAPATQSTVQKSAPASSSTVIKIEPADPQVVYVPSYNPSTVYGTWPTPAYPPVYIPPSPGEEFTNSLVKGFGYSLGVATTYALFSNIDWDDDDDHHHHHDDDDYHRDGYNHNGDNININVNNFNHITGQNLNGQTLRWQHNSAYRNQVPYPNNTVANQFHRTNVPGGLSATQTPVNRDSQRQAAMDKLSQGGIKTPSQPIATAPKDAQRQAASKQLQQIAQRDNYRGYDTPRTSTQREASRAQMQQRLNNSTPEQRQQRQEAVQQRRNSTTPEQRQQRHEAVQQRRSSTTPEQRKQRQENVRQHVNTRNANVFSGNESRGPSWQQQAQRGQQSRNVVRSSNREAVRERAAGQREFHRR
- the yacL gene encoding protein YacL — its product is MDYEFLRDVTGGVKVRMSMGHEVVGHWFNEEVKENLALLDEVEEAASAVKGSERSWQRAGHEYTLWLDGEEVMIRANQLEFTGDEMEEGMNYYDEESLSLCGVEDFLQVVAAYRDFLKQR